From the genome of Desertibacillus haloalkaliphilus:
GGAGGTGGAACATATGGGAGAAGCGTATAACCAACAATATCAACATAAACATAAACAATGTGTTGTTTGCGACGAAAATAAACAACAAGGCATTCATTTATTTGATTCATTTATTTGCGAGGACTGTGAAAGGGAAATTGTCTTAACTGATACGAAAGATAAATTATATAAGTATTACCTTGAAAAATTACGTAAGATCAAATTACCATCAACGAGTTAAATTAGGTCCGGAAAAAGTAATGGGTTCGGTTTCTTATCGTAAACATTAAAATGCAAGCTAAAATGCCTATCAAGTTATAGTAATTTGATGGGCATTTTCTTTTGATATAGTTCCATTCATACGTTTTTTTTGAGTACACCCTTAGAATGTGTTAAATGTCTTGATTATTTTTTTCAAGTTCTTTCTTCTTCTTCCTTTTCAAGAATAACTCTCTTCTTTTCTTCATTGCTTTAGTAATATATCCACCTTTAAAATTTCTTGGCTCATAGGATGCAACAAACGCATGTGGCTCATACTCACTGACTAACCTATAAAATTCCTTTTCTCTATTTCTTCTGGCTGTACAGTCTAAACGATATCGAATAGAATTCATCCCTTCAACTTCACTTGTGGAAACACTAAATCCAACTTCTCTTAATCTATTAATGAGACTTGAATTTTTTTGAGGAATATTTGCTTCAATGGTTACATAACCAATTGCTAATTTCTCTTCTAAAAAGCTCCCAGCACACACTCCTGCACCAAAGCCTAATGCAAAAGCAGCCATGTTTATATAATTTGATAAATCACTGAATACAAGACCTAATGCAGCTACATAGATAATACCTTCAATCATACCCATAACCGAGGCCTGCACTCTCATCCCCTTCACAGTAAGGATTGTTCTGAGTGTTAAAGCTGGCACATACAATAATTGCACGATAAAAATAATTATGGCTTGTAACATGGCAATCTTCCTTTCAATTAAAGTACGCCGTGTGAATGTAATAGAAAAATACTCCAATGTCTGATCATTTATTATATGCATTAAAAAAAATTTATTGAGAACTTAATCATTGCCTGTTTAAATAATTACTTACTTTTTTTCAATATCTCCCATAAAATGAGCCCAATATCAACATTCAACGATAACAGAGCCTAATAGTAAAAAAAGCCTTGTAACAACTTGGAGTTGATACAAGGCTTTTTTAATTACACATTTATATAGCTTTCTTAGCATTTTCATTAGTTACTTTACCATCTGTTTTCTTCTTTTGACGATTCCTTAACTGTCCAATTCCCATCTCTTTTGCTTCCTTTTGTAAAGATTTAAGCAAACTAAATACCATTAGCCCCATAATAACTGAGAATGGAAGAGCTGCAATGATCATTGTGTTTTGCAGAGCTTGCAGTCCACCAGAATAAAGCAGAGCAAGAGCAGTAATTGAAAGGAATATTCCCCAAGTGACCTTAATTCTACTACTAGGATTTTGTGATCCGTTAGTTGTCATCATACCTATAACGAATGTACCAGAGTCTGCGGATGTAACAAAGAACGTAACAATAATCAGAATGGCTAAAATCGATATTGCCATACTAAGTGGATAACCTTCTAAAACTCCGAATAGCGACTCTTCGGGTGATAACGAAGATATTGATAGCAACCCAGACATTTCTGTTGTAATTGCTGCACTTCCGAATGTCGTAAACCACAGAAAACCAATAAGTGATGGAACTAGTAGAACATATACAACAAATTCACGGATGGTTCTTCCCTTTGATACTCTGGCGATAAAAATACCTACAAATGGAGACCAAGCAATCCACCATGCCCAATAGAAAATTGTCCATCCATTAATCCAGCTTCGACTCTCTTCGTTAAGTGGGGCAATTCGAAAACTCATATTAATGAAATTTTGCATGTAAGCCCCTATGGTATCAATAAATAGATTTAAGGTAAAAATTGTTGATCCAAAAACAAATACGATCAAGAAAAGGACGGCGGAAAGTCCCATGTTTAAATTACTTAGGATCTTAATACCTTTGCTTAAACCAGTTAATGCAGATATCATAAATAAGGCTGTAACAATAAGAACGATGATAGTTTGCGATGTAATATTACTAGGTATGCCAAATAAATAGGTGAGTCCTCCATTTATTTGCATGGCACCAAACCCTAGTGTTGTTGCAACCCCGATAACTGTTGAAATAACAGCTATGACATCAATAACCTTACCAACGGTTCCATCTGCATGCTTACCAATTAACGGTCTTAATGTACTACTAATTAAACTGCGTTCACCTTTTCTAAAGGTAAAGTAACCAAGAACTAAAGCAACGGACCCATAGATTGCCCATGCATGGATACCCCAGTGAAAAAATGTAAATCTCATTGCATCCATAACGCCTTGATCAGTCCCAAGTTCACCTGTAGGTGAACTTACAGCGTAGTGACTAATAGGTTCGGCTGTGCCATAGAAAATTAAACCAATACCAACACCTGCACTAAATAGCATGGCGAGCCAAGTTGGTCGCGAAAACTCTGGCTTGTCCTCTTGTTTCCCTAGTTTGATCTGGCCAACTGGACTTACTAGTAAGTAAAAGCACACGAATACAAACACCGATACTATGGCTAAGTAATACCAACCAAACGAATTGGTAATAAAACCTTGTGTGCTACTAGTGACACTCTCTAATGATTCAGGCATTGTAATTCCCATAAGGACAAGACATGCCACTATTGCTAATGATGCGTAAAAAACAACTGAAACATTTCTCATATAAATTAATAACTCCTATCATTGATTTGTTCGCAGTGGGTTTTACTACGATTGGAGAAACATATAAAAATGTAAAACCAATATTTAAAAAGGATTTTTTTGAAGCTTTATACAACCCCCAAAATATCAACTTGCCCTAATAGAATGAATAAACTAGACAAGTTTTAAATCATTTAAATAAAATAAATAATTTGGGAACTTTTATATTGTAAAGAAAAAAGAGATATTAAGCACATGTGAAATGTAGTCTCTATTCGAGCTATAGACTGACTAGTCCATGTTAGAAGAGGTGAACCCTATTAATTCTTAAAAATTATCATGTTACCTGTCGTATAGTGTAGAAGCCTGGGGTATAACCTTTGGAAATTAATTTTGTGAAATGAGGGTAATAATGATTTAGCATAAGATTTGGAATGAAGAGCGATTGAATGGAAACAGTAAAATTTTTGATTGTCTTCTTCAACAAAGGAGATTGAGAGTTAAAGATCTCTATTATTAAAGTTGCAGCTTAGAAATACATCTTCTTGTGTAAATGATGATAACGGAACCCATTACGAAAAATGGGCTTGTTTTTTTATCGTTTTTCGTAAAATTCCTTTATAATGGAGGAAAAAGGAAGGTTTTTGAATGTCAGAACGAGAACAGTTGCCATTGTATAATCAATTACTTAGACATGCAGAGAAATGCCCCCGTTCGTTTCATGTACCTGGCCATAAATATGGACGTGTTTTCCCTGAGGTTGGACAAGCCTATTTTTCAAAATTGCTCGCTCTTGATGCGACTGAGCTTACAGGGTTAGATGACTTGCATGCGCCAACTGAAGCGATTCAAGAAGCACAGCAATTAACGGCAGAGTTATATGGGGCCAGTCAAAGTTATTTTCTTGTGGGTGGTTCTACTGCAGGTAACTTAGCAATGATCCTTGCAACATGTCAGCCTGGTGATGTCGTCTTAGTGCAACGTAATAGTCACAAGTCAATCATTAATGGGTTAAAATTAGCCAATGTAACACCAATTTTTTTAACCCCTTCTTTGACAAAAGATGCACAAATGGGCTATGGAGTGACGTATGATACAGTAGAAAAAGCCATTTATAAGTACCCCGAAGCAAAAGCGTTGTTGCTTACAAACCCGAATTATTTTGGGATGACAGTCAATGTGCGTGAAATGGTCAAACTAGCCCATCAAAATAACGTAGCTGTATTAGTGGATGAAGCGCATGGTGCTCATTTTGGAATAGGAGAACCATTTCCGGATTCGGCACTAGCTGCTGGCGCCGATCTCGTTGTTCATTCTGCTCACAAAACCTTGCCAGCGATGACAATGGCTTCATTTCTTCACTACAATAGCTCTCTGGTTCGTCAGGAAAAGGTTGAGGAGTGCTTGGAACTGCTACAGTCAAGCAGTCCTTCGTACCCGTTAATGGCTTCCTTAGACCTTGCGCGGTATTATCTAAGGGGTGTCAAAGGACAGGGGATTAGTAAGTTAGTAGAAAACCTTCATAAATTCAAACAGATGCTCGTTGAGATTCCGCAAGTTGAAGTGCTTGAAGGTGAAGAGAACCGCTATGTGATTGACCCACTAAAAATCACTCTTCGTTCGAGGTGTGCTCTTTCTGGCTTTCAAATTCAAGCGTTATTAGAGCAGCAAGGGATCTATACCGAGTTGGCAGATCCTGATCATGTTCTGTTTGTCATGCCATTAGCAGATGAAGAGGTTGACACGATGGTCATAGACACATTAAGTGCGCATTTATCATCCTATGATGTAAAGAGTAAGGATACCTGTCAGCAGTCGATGGAGGGGCCCGCCATGATTTCAGCACTTGAACTTAACTACCGAATAATCGAAACTTTTAAAACCAAACGAGTTGCACTCGCAGATTCAGTCGGGAAGGTTTCAGCAGAGAACATCATTCCTTATCCGCCAGGAATCCCGTTGATTATGAAGGGAGAACGGATCGAGAGCGAACAACTGAAACGATTGCAGATTTTGCTAGCTGAAGGGGCAAGATTTCAAAATAAACAAGTAAGTGATGGACTACTCATCGTTGATATTGATAAATAAAGAGGTGGACCGTAGTGAGTAAGGAAGGAATGTTTATTACTGTAGAAGGTGGAGAAGGAGCAGGAAAATCAACAATCATACAGAAGTTAGAACGTGATTTGTTAGAACGCGGGGTTGAAGTGGTAACAACGAGAGAGCCTGGTGGGATTGAAATTGCTGAAAAGATTCGAGCACTTATCCTTGATCCAGAACATACTGCAATGGATGCCAGAACAGAAGCACTCCTTTATGCCGCAGCACGTCGGCAGCATCTAGTTGAAAAGGTGATTCCAGCGTTAGAGCAACAGAAAGTCGTCTTGTGTGATCGTTTTATCGATAGCAGTCTAGCCTATCAAGGATATGCGCGAGGAATCGGAGTAAAAGAGATTGAAGCGATTAACGAATTTGCGATTGGCAGTCGCTATCCTGATTTGACCTTTTATTTTGACGTTGACCCAGAGGTTGGTCTAGCACGTATTCAAGCCAATCAAGGTCGAGAAGTAAACCGGCTTGACTTAGAAAAGAAATCTTTTCACACATTGGTTCGTGAAGGCTACCAACAGCTCGCTTCTGCATACCCAGAGCGAATCGTCGTCATTAATGCTGACCAATCAATTGATGACGTGTACGCTAATGTTAAACAGGTGGCAAATGAACGTCTAATGTTTGACTAGTAGTTTTTTGAATGATGATGTATGAGGAGGCTTATATGAAGCTAATTATTGCAGTTGTTCAAGATAAGGATAGTAGCCGTCTAGAAAATGCCCTTGTCGATACAAACTTTCGTGCAACCAAATTAGCGAGTACAGGTGGTTTCCTGAAATCAGGGAATACAACATTTATGATTGGAACCGATGACAAACATGTGGATGATCTCCTAGATCTCATTAAAAATAATTGCCGCAGCCGTGAACAGTTGGTCGCACCAGTGTCGCCGATGGGCGGAAACACGGATTCATATGTACCGTTTCCTGTGAACGTCCAAGTCGGTGGTGCAACGGTGTTTGTCGTACCGGTTGAGCAATTTATGCAATTTTAAACGTTAAAAATGAAAATGATAGATGGTGGTCAAGCAAATGAGTTGGCAAGAAGTTGAAAGTAAACAACCAACAGTAGCAAAAGTATTAACAAACTCGATTATTCGAGATCGCTTAGCTCACGCCTATTTATTTGAAGGTAAACGTGGTACAGGGAAGAAGGAGGTTGCCTATGAGTTGGCAAAAAGTCATTTTTGCCAGCATAGAAATGGAGCCGAACCGTGCCAACAATGTGCGGAATGTAAACGGATAACGTCTGGAAATCATCCAGACGTTCACTTCATTGCTCCAGAGGGACAGTCGATTAAAAAGGGTCAAGTTGAGCATTTGCAAAAGGAATTTACCTATCGGGGTGTTGAATCAAAGAAAAAGGTCTATATTATCGCTGATGCCGAACAAATGACAGCTAGTGCAGCGAATAGCCTACTTAAATTTCTAGAAGAACCAGAAGGTCCGACGATCGCAATCCTATTAACGGAACAACCACAGCGAATTCTTAATACGGTCCTATCAAGGAGCCAAGTGATCTCATTTTCACCACTTCCTCCAGGTCGTTTTTCCGAGCAACTAGTAAATAGAGGAATTGCTGAGCCAGTAGCAAAAGTCCTTGCTGAGTTAACCAATGATTTACGTGAAGCAGACGAGTTTTGTGAAGACGACTGGATTGTACAAGCACGTAATCTAGTGATACAATTAACAGGAGAGGTTCATGAGCGACCTCATCAAGTTATGTTTACATTGCAGGATAAATGGATCAACCTATTCAAAAGTAAGGATGAAGTGAATATAGGTTTAGATCTAATCCTCCTTTGGTATAGAGATATTTTATTTGTGCAGCTAGGTGAAACGGATCAGATAACCTATATCGATCAAGCAAACCTGTTGCAAAAACAAGCACTCTCTAGCTCTCGGGATAAACTTACAAAACAGATGACGGCGATTCTCGAAGCGAAGAGACATCTGAGTGCAAATGTGAATACCCAATTATTAATGGAGAAGTTGCTGCTCAGGTTACAGGAGGGATAATCAATTGTGCATCATGTAGTCGGTGTCCGTTTTAAAAAAGCAGGAAAAATATATTATTTTGCTCCTGGGGATTTCGACTTACCTAATGGTGAGTCTGTAATCGTAGAGACATCAAGAGGAATCGAATTTGGTAAAGTGGTGATCGAAAAGAAGGCAGTCGGTGAAAACGACGTCGTCCTCCCATTAAAGCAAGTGATTCGAGTAGCGAATAGTAAGGATAAATTAATTGTCGAGGAGAATAAAGCGGCTGCAGAGAAGGCTTTTGGCATTTGTGTTGATAAGATTGCCGAGCATAACCTTGAGATGAAGCTCGTCGATGTTGAATATACATTTGACCGCAACAAGGTTCTTTTTTATTTCACAGCCGATGGACGCATTGATTTCCGTGATTTAGTTAAAGATCTTGCCTCGATTTTCCGTACCCGAATTGAACTACGACAAATCGGTGTTCGTGATGAAGCAAAAATGTTAGGTGGCATTGGCCCTTGTGGGCGTGTTTTATGCTGCTCATCATTTTTAGGGGATTTTGAACCGGTGTCAATCAAGATGGCTAAAGATCAAAATTTATCATTAAATCCGGCAAAAATCTCAGGGTTATGTGGTCGCCTAATGTGTTGTTTAAAATATGAAAATGACCATTACGAAGAGGCAAAGAAAGAGTTGCCTGATATCGGTCAGGATATTAGTGGACCTGAAGGCAAAGGCCGTGTCATTGGTTTGAATATATTAGAGCGCGTTGTTCAAGTCGAACTGTATGAACAAGGTCGTGTCGTTGAATATTCCCTTGAAGAATTAATGAATGAAGGGGCAGTTTCGGCTCAAGCTAGAGAATAATGAGGTGGAGCTAGTGGAGAAAAAAGAAGTCTTCTCACAAGTTAGTCATATCGAAGAGCGAATTGGCGGGCTACATCATGAGCTAGGTGAGTTAAAGGAACAGCTAGCACTCCTTATTGAAGAAAATCATTATCTAAAGATTGAAAATGAACATCTGCGCAAGCGGCTAGAGGAAAAAGAAGCCGAGGAAGAAGCAGATCAAAAGCAATCTAAAAAAGCAAATGAGAACTTAAAGACGAGCGTTGGTGAAGGTTATGATAATTTAGCGCGACTCTATCAGGAAGGGTTTCACATTTGTAATCTTCATTATGGGAGTATACGATCAGAAGGAGACTGCCTTTTTTGCCTTGCTTTCTTGAATCAAAAATAATGATGTCTAAACAGGAAAAGTAATGACGGTCTTCCAATTGTGGGAGGCCGTTTTTCTTCATTTAATCGCTATGAGAAGGAGAGTGGGGGCAAAGGGAAAGCTGGCTTGCATCTCGATGATAATTACTAAGATTACAAAAAAATTTCATTTGATGAAAAGAGGCTATAGAATAATGGTTAGACTAAATAAAGGTGAACGGCTTGATTATTTGTTCGATAAAGAGTTGCAAGTGATTCAAAGTCATGATGTTTTTTCTTTTTCAATTGATGCTGTTTTACTTGCAAAGTTTACGTATGTGCCGATCCAAAAAGGGAAAATTGTTGATTTGTGTACAGGCAATGGTGTCATTCCGCTCGTTCTTAGCCGTCGATCTCGCGCTGCAATTACTGGGGTTGAAATCCAAGAGCGGCTATATGATATGGCAGTAAGAAGTGTAGCTATCAACAATTTAGAAGACCAACTATCAATCATTCATGGAGACCTTAAAGACATGCCTGCACAGCTCGGACATGGCCAATATGACCTCTTGACCTGTAATCCTCCCTACTTCGAAACTAGTGAAGTTGAGGAGTTAAATGTTAACCGTCACTATGCGATTGCTCGTCATGAAATTATGTGCTCATTAGATGATGTGATCCGCGTCTCAAGTCAATTAGTTAAGCAAAAAGGCAAGGTAGCACTTGTTCATAGGCCTGAGCGGCTGGCCGATCTCATCACAACGATGCGCTCATATCGAATTGAGCCGAAGCGTGTACAGATGATTTATCCCAAAAGGGGTAAAGAGGCAAACATCGTCTTAATTGAAGGGATCAAAGATGGACAAGCAGGGATGAAAGTTCTCCCATCACTAATTGTCTACGGTGAGGACAATCAATACACCGAGACGTTTAAGGAGATTTACTATGGAAAGTAGGGGTGAGCATTACGTCTATATGCTGAAATGTAAGGATGGGAGCTTTTACACGGGTTATACAACCAATGTCGCAGAACGCTTCATAAAACACCAGCAAGGCAAAGGGGCAAAGTATACACGTGGACGCACCCCGCTCGTACTTGTCTATCAACAGCAATATGAATCGAAGCGTGATGCGATGCAGGCGGAGTATGCAATCAAACAATTAACACGAGATGAAAAGCTCAAGTTTGTTAAAGAAGGAGCGGTTATAGATGTGGCAACAAAGCAGTTACAGTGATCAAAGTGGCAAAGGGGTTCTGTATTTAGTACCAACAC
Proteins encoded in this window:
- a CDS encoding sigma factor G inhibitor Gin, whose product is MGEAYNQQYQHKHKQCVVCDENKQQGIHLFDSFICEDCEREIVLTDTKDKLYKYYLEKLRKIKLPSTS
- a CDS encoding DUF2179 domain-containing protein, with translation MLQAIIIFIVQLLYVPALTLRTILTVKGMRVQASVMGMIEGIIYVAALGLVFSDLSNYINMAAFALGFGAGVCAGSFLEEKLAIGYVTIEANIPQKNSSLINRLREVGFSVSTSEVEGMNSIRYRLDCTARRNREKEFYRLVSEYEPHAFVASYEPRNFKGGYITKAMKKRRELFLKRKKKKELEKNNQDI
- a CDS encoding BCCT family transporter produces the protein MRNVSVVFYASLAIVACLVLMGITMPESLESVTSSTQGFITNSFGWYYLAIVSVFVFVCFYLLVSPVGQIKLGKQEDKPEFSRPTWLAMLFSAGVGIGLIFYGTAEPISHYAVSSPTGELGTDQGVMDAMRFTFFHWGIHAWAIYGSVALVLGYFTFRKGERSLISSTLRPLIGKHADGTVGKVIDVIAVISTVIGVATTLGFGAMQINGGLTYLFGIPSNITSQTIIVLIVTALFMISALTGLSKGIKILSNLNMGLSAVLFLIVFVFGSTIFTLNLFIDTIGAYMQNFINMSFRIAPLNEESRSWINGWTIFYWAWWIAWSPFVGIFIARVSKGRTIREFVVYVLLVPSLIGFLWFTTFGSAAITTEMSGLLSISSLSPEESLFGVLEGYPLSMAISILAILIIVTFFVTSADSGTFVIGMMTTNGSQNPSSRIKVTWGIFLSITALALLYSGGLQALQNTMIIAALPFSVIMGLMVFSLLKSLQKEAKEMGIGQLRNRQKKKTDGKVTNENAKKAI
- a CDS encoding aminotransferase class I/II-fold pyridoxal phosphate-dependent enzyme — its product is MSEREQLPLYNQLLRHAEKCPRSFHVPGHKYGRVFPEVGQAYFSKLLALDATELTGLDDLHAPTEAIQEAQQLTAELYGASQSYFLVGGSTAGNLAMILATCQPGDVVLVQRNSHKSIINGLKLANVTPIFLTPSLTKDAQMGYGVTYDTVEKAIYKYPEAKALLLTNPNYFGMTVNVREMVKLAHQNNVAVLVDEAHGAHFGIGEPFPDSALAAGADLVVHSAHKTLPAMTMASFLHYNSSLVRQEKVEECLELLQSSSPSYPLMASLDLARYYLRGVKGQGISKLVENLHKFKQMLVEIPQVEVLEGEENRYVIDPLKITLRSRCALSGFQIQALLEQQGIYTELADPDHVLFVMPLADEEVDTMVIDTLSAHLSSYDVKSKDTCQQSMEGPAMISALELNYRIIETFKTKRVALADSVGKVSAENIIPYPPGIPLIMKGERIESEQLKRLQILLAEGARFQNKQVSDGLLIVDIDK
- the tmk gene encoding dTMP kinase, which produces MFITVEGGEGAGKSTIIQKLERDLLERGVEVVTTREPGGIEIAEKIRALILDPEHTAMDARTEALLYAAARRQHLVEKVIPALEQQKVVLCDRFIDSSLAYQGYARGIGVKEIEAINEFAIGSRYPDLTFYFDVDPEVGLARIQANQGREVNRLDLEKKSFHTLVREGYQQLASAYPERIVVINADQSIDDVYANVKQVANERLMFD
- a CDS encoding cyclic-di-AMP receptor, with the protein product MKLIIAVVQDKDSSRLENALVDTNFRATKLASTGGFLKSGNTTFMIGTDDKHVDDLLDLIKNNCRSREQLVAPVSPMGGNTDSYVPFPVNVQVGGATVFVVPVEQFMQF
- the holB gene encoding DNA polymerase III subunit delta'; translation: MSWQEVESKQPTVAKVLTNSIIRDRLAHAYLFEGKRGTGKKEVAYELAKSHFCQHRNGAEPCQQCAECKRITSGNHPDVHFIAPEGQSIKKGQVEHLQKEFTYRGVESKKKVYIIADAEQMTASAANSLLKFLEEPEGPTIAILLTEQPQRILNTVLSRSQVISFSPLPPGRFSEQLVNRGIAEPVAKVLAELTNDLREADEFCEDDWIVQARNLVIQLTGEVHERPHQVMFTLQDKWINLFKSKDEVNIGLDLILLWYRDILFVQLGETDQITYIDQANLLQKQALSSSRDKLTKQMTAILEAKRHLSANVNTQLLMEKLLLRLQEG
- a CDS encoding PSP1 domain-containing protein produces the protein MHHVVGVRFKKAGKIYYFAPGDFDLPNGESVIVETSRGIEFGKVVIEKKAVGENDVVLPLKQVIRVANSKDKLIVEENKAAAEKAFGICVDKIAEHNLEMKLVDVEYTFDRNKVLFYFTADGRIDFRDLVKDLASIFRTRIELRQIGVRDEAKMLGGIGPCGRVLCCSSFLGDFEPVSIKMAKDQNLSLNPAKISGLCGRLMCCLKYENDHYEEAKKELPDIGQDISGPEGKGRVIGLNILERVVQVELYEQGRVVEYSLEELMNEGAVSAQARE
- the yabA gene encoding DNA replication initiation control protein YabA codes for the protein MEKKEVFSQVSHIEERIGGLHHELGELKEQLALLIEENHYLKIENEHLRKRLEEKEAEEEADQKQSKKANENLKTSVGEGYDNLARLYQEGFHICNLHYGSIRSEGDCLFCLAFLNQK
- a CDS encoding tRNA1(Val) (adenine(37)-N6)-methyltransferase, whose product is MVRLNKGERLDYLFDKELQVIQSHDVFSFSIDAVLLAKFTYVPIQKGKIVDLCTGNGVIPLVLSRRSRAAITGVEIQERLYDMAVRSVAINNLEDQLSIIHGDLKDMPAQLGHGQYDLLTCNPPYFETSEVEELNVNRHYAIARHEIMCSLDDVIRVSSQLVKQKGKVALVHRPERLADLITTMRSYRIEPKRVQMIYPKRGKEANIVLIEGIKDGQAGMKVLPSLIVYGEDNQYTETFKEIYYGK
- a CDS encoding GIY-YIG nuclease family protein, whose amino-acid sequence is MESRGEHYVYMLKCKDGSFYTGYTTNVAERFIKHQQGKGAKYTRGRTPLVLVYQQQYESKRDAMQAEYAIKQLTRDEKLKFVKEGAVIDVATKQLQ